A window of the Malaclemys terrapin pileata isolate rMalTer1 chromosome 6, rMalTer1.hap1, whole genome shotgun sequence genome harbors these coding sequences:
- the RFESD gene encoding Rieske domain-containing protein isoform X1 yields MDLHSSIEIPDKVKADAPVYVGKEEDIKRSQRITASVHDREVVVFYHEGKFYAMDRRCYHAGGPLHLGEIEDINGQPCIICPWHKYKITLATGEGLYQAINPTEPSATPKWRSKGIKQRTHKVTIDNGSVYVTPSDLSISCDSDYYADKYKKTGSSDMKK; encoded by the exons ATGGATTTGCATAGCTCAATTGAAATACCTGATAAAGTGAAGGCTGATGCTCCTGTATATGTTGGTAAAGAAGAAGACATAAAACGGTCCCAAAGAATAACAGCCAGTGTCCATGACAGAGAAGTTGTCGTTTTCTACCATGAAGGGAAATTTTATGCCATGGACCGTCGCTGTTACC ATGCAGGAGGTCCTTTACATCTTGGAGAGATAGAG gaTATCAATGGACAGCCCTGCATTATTTGCCCTTGGCACAAGTATAAAATTACTTTGGCAACAGGAGAAGGCTTATATCAAGCAATAAACCCTACAGAACCATCAGCAACACCAAAATGGCGATCAAAAGGAATAAAGCAAAGAACTCACAAGGTTACTATAGACAATGGAAGTGTTTATGTGACTCCTTCGGACTTATCTATCAGCTGTGACTCTGATTACTATGCTGATAAGTACAAAAAGACTGGAAGTTCTGATATGAAAAAATAA
- the GPR150 gene encoding probable G-protein coupled receptor 150, with product MPPGSAFISSAILSLASQESLYPKEQSRAGRRAGTGPLRARDCPAQDPSPPFAGTLRGAMGEPFSLDRFSPVLNLSSALQPGWSLNLSSSPGDRHWPSLSRQVRVISATAILLLGLLGNCLVLHRLCCCGCCGRGRRRRKMDFLITHLALADLYGCGLALLSHLAAELLGAAWPAGDAACRLLKLLQGSGLLASSNVLVLIAMERHHVVRRPADPPLPARALAALGWLLALLLAMPQAFVFRLASRPGGSRCLSIFEQLPRWHGQAYGVYGAVTGFLAPVSLLCWAYGRILLALWAAQEEKPPAARGEDGSGRRRGRPAARPLLLRLPAASCPMPRARVKTLQLTLVLIALFALCRLPRFVLELSIAFGPGGEAPAGLREARAALGIVAVTNSALNPYAYLLFQSHRPWARRLQRSLCSAGPGPTCCCPGPEGEPRRRPNHRAPHRHRPKDGQPPGAQRAAFCTPVPPPGSGPREPEETSACESGF from the coding sequence ATGCCGCCGGGAAGCGCATTCATCAGTAGCGCAATCCTTTCTCTTGCTTCCCAAGAAAGTTTGTATCCCAAAGAGCAGAGTCGAGCCGGGAGGCGTGCAGGGACGGGGCCGCTGAGAGCCCGGGATTGCCCTGCACAAGACCCCAGCCCCCCATTTGCTGGGACTCTGCGAGGAGCCATGGGAGAGCCTTTCAGCCTAGACAGATTTTCCCCGGTACTCAACCTCTCGagtgccctgcagccaggctggagcctgaatctctcctcctcccccgggGACCGGCACTGGCCTTCCCTGAGCCGGCAGGTGCGGGTGATCTCGGCGACCGCCATcctgctgctggggctgctgggcaATTGCCTGGTGCTGCATCGCCTCTGCTGCTGTGGCTGCTGCGGCCGGGGCAGGCGGCGGCGGAAGATGGATTTCCTTATCACCCACCTGGCGCTGGCCGATCTCTACGGCTGCGGGCTGGCCCTGCTCTCGCATCTGGCGGCGGAGCTGTTGGGGGCCGCCTGGCCAGCGGGGGACGCCGCCTGCCGCCTGCTTAAGCTACTGCAGGGCTCCGGCCTCCTGGCCTCGTCCAACGTGCTGGTGCTCATCGCCATGGAGCGGCACCACGTGGTGAGGCGGCCGGCTGACCCGCCGCTGCCCGCCCGGGCCCTGGCCGcgctgggctggctgctggcgCTGCTGCTCGCCATGCCCCAGGCCTTCGTCTTCAGACTCGCCTCCCGCCCCGGGGGCAGCCGCTGCCTCAGCATCTTCGAGCAGCTGCCGCGCTGGCACGGCCAGGCCTACGGCGTGTACGGGGCCGTCACCGGCTTCTTGGCGCCCGTCAGTTTGCTGTGCTGGGCCTACGGCCGCATCCTCCTCGCCCTCTGGGCCGCCCAGGAGGAGAAGCCGCCGGCGGCGCGGGGAGAAGACGGCAGCGGCCGCCGTCGGGGGCGGCCGGCCGCACGACCCCTGCTGCTGAGGCTGCCGGCCGCCAGCTGCCCCATGCCCCGGGCTCGGGTCAAGACCCTGCAGCTGACGCTAGTGCTGATCGCCCTGTTCGCGCTCTGTCGCCTGCCCCGCTTCGTGCTGGAGCTCAGCATAGCCTTCGGGCCCGGCGGGGAGGCCCCGGCCGGGCTGCGGGAGGCGCGGGCCGCGCTCGGCATCGTGGCGGTAACCAACAGCGCGCTGAACCCCTACGCCTATCTGCTCTTCCAGAGCCACCGGCCCTGGGCGCGCCGTCTGCAGAGGAGCCTCTGCAGTGCGGGACCCGGCCCGACCTGCTGCTGCCCTGGCCCCGAGGGGGAGCCCCGCCGCCGGCCGAACCACCGCGCCCCGCACAGACACCGCCCGAAGGACGGGCAGCCCCCCGGAGCGCAGCGCGCCGCGTTCTGCACTCCAGTGCCGCCGCCTGGCTCAGGCCCCCGGGAGCCTGAGGAAACCTCCGCCTGTGAGAGCGGCTTctaa